In one Bacillus rossius redtenbacheri isolate Brsri chromosome 11, Brsri_v3, whole genome shotgun sequence genomic region, the following are encoded:
- the LOC134536926 gene encoding selenocysteine lyase-like isoform X2 — translation MGVYLDVNATTPCEKSVIDAITITAAENWANPSSSNAFGKLAQDVINNSRNYIAEMIHGNPEDIIFTSGGTEANNTVVKGVVEYHRDWRARSGTSSGRPHVITTNVEHDSVALPIRNLEKNELIDATFVPVGRDGCLKVEDLVEQIRPTTCLVSVMMANNETGVIMPVETIGRRIFEVNNERKSKDLIPILFHSDAAQAVGKIPVDVQVLNVDYLTIVGHKFYGPRIGCLYARGLGARTPVYPLMHGGGQEGGYRPGTENTPMVAGLGEAARLVRLRLGDHSRAMASARDYLEGRLTEVFGAGQVRFNCSSAGRLPNTCSVSFVSSALPGHQILAGCPEVTASVGAACHTQDKPSEMLFLNLSRLSKFELV, via the exons ATGGGGGTATATTTGGATGTAAACGCCACAACACCGTGTGAAAAATCTGTTATAGATGCAATAACAATTACTGCAGCAGAGAACTGGGCAAATCCTAGTTCCAGTAATGCGTTTGGCAAACTTGCACAAGATGTTATCAACAACTCGAGAAATTATATTGCAGAAATGATCCATGGAAATCCTGAGGATATAATTTTTACTTCTGGTGGAACAGAG GCGAACAACACGGTGGTGAAGGGCGTGGTGGAGTACCACAGGGACTGGCGCGCGCGCTCGGGAACGTCGAGCGGCCGGCCGCACGTCATCACCACGAACGTGGAGCACGACTCTGTCGCTCTGCCCATCAGGAACCTCGAGAAGAACGAGCTCATTG ATGCGACCTTTGTTCCTGTTGGTAGGGACGGATGTCTGAAGGTGGAGGATCTCGTTGAGCAGATAAGACCCACAACCTGTCTTGTGTCTGTGATGATGGCCAACAATGAGACTGGTGTCATCATGCCCGTAGAAACTATAGGCAG ACGGATATTCGAGGTGAACAACGAAAGGAAGTCGAAAGACCTCATTCCTATACTTTTCCACTCGGATGCGGCTCAGGCAGTCGGCAAGATTCCCGTTGATGTCCAAGTTTTGAATGTGGATTACTTGACAATTGTTGGTCACAAG TTCTACGGGCCTCGCATCGGGTGCCTGTATGCGCGCGGGCTGGGCGCGCGCACGCCCGTCTACCCCCTGATGCATGGCGGAGGCCAGGAGGGCGGCTACCGGCCGGGCACGGAGAACACCCCCATGGTCGCCGGGCTCGGCGAGGCGGCGAGGCTGGTCCGGCTGCGTCTCGGGGACCACTCCCGGGCCATGGCGAGCGCCAGGGACTACCTGGAGGGGAGACTGACC GAGGTGTTCGGGGCGGGGCAGGTGCGGTTCAACTGTTCGTCGGCCGGCAGGCTGCCCAACACCTGCAGCGTGTCGTTTGTCAGCAGCGCCCTGCCCGGCCACCAGATCCTCGCCGGCTGCCCGGAGGTGACGGCCAGCGTGGGGGCGGCCTGCCACACCCAGGACAAGCCCTCGG agatGCTATTTTTGAACCTTTCAAGGTTGTCTAAATTTGAACTGGTTTAA
- the LOC134536926 gene encoding selenocysteine lyase-like isoform X4, with protein sequence MGVYLDVNATTPCEKSVIDAITITAAENWANPSSSNAFGKLAQDVINNSRNYIAEMIHGNPEDIIFTSGGTEANNTVVKGVVEYHRDWRARSGTSSGRPHVITTNVEHDSVALPIRNLEKNELIDATFVPVGRDGCLKVEDLVEQIRPTTCLVSVMMANNETGVIMPVETIGRRIFEVNNERKSKDLIPILFHSDAAQAVGKIPVDVQVLNVDYLTIVGHKFYGPRIGCLYARGLGARTPVYPLMHGGGQEGGYRPGTENTPMVAGLGEAARLVRLRLGDHSRAMASARDYLEGRLTARGVRGGAGAVQLFVGRQAAQHLQRVVCQQRPARPPDPRRLPGGDGQRGGGLPHPGQALGHIDCFWSVTQCG encoded by the exons ATGGGGGTATATTTGGATGTAAACGCCACAACACCGTGTGAAAAATCTGTTATAGATGCAATAACAATTACTGCAGCAGAGAACTGGGCAAATCCTAGTTCCAGTAATGCGTTTGGCAAACTTGCACAAGATGTTATCAACAACTCGAGAAATTATATTGCAGAAATGATCCATGGAAATCCTGAGGATATAATTTTTACTTCTGGTGGAACAGAG GCGAACAACACGGTGGTGAAGGGCGTGGTGGAGTACCACAGGGACTGGCGCGCGCGCTCGGGAACGTCGAGCGGCCGGCCGCACGTCATCACCACGAACGTGGAGCACGACTCTGTCGCTCTGCCCATCAGGAACCTCGAGAAGAACGAGCTCATTG ATGCGACCTTTGTTCCTGTTGGTAGGGACGGATGTCTGAAGGTGGAGGATCTCGTTGAGCAGATAAGACCCACAACCTGTCTTGTGTCTGTGATGATGGCCAACAATGAGACTGGTGTCATCATGCCCGTAGAAACTATAGGCAG ACGGATATTCGAGGTGAACAACGAAAGGAAGTCGAAAGACCTCATTCCTATACTTTTCCACTCGGATGCGGCTCAGGCAGTCGGCAAGATTCCCGTTGATGTCCAAGTTTTGAATGTGGATTACTTGACAATTGTTGGTCACAAG TTCTACGGGCCTCGCATCGGGTGCCTGTATGCGCGCGGGCTGGGCGCGCGCACGCCCGTCTACCCCCTGATGCATGGCGGAGGCCAGGAGGGCGGCTACCGGCCGGGCACGGAGAACACCCCCATGGTCGCCGGGCTCGGCGAGGCGGCGAGGCTGGTCCGGCTGCGTCTCGGGGACCACTCCCGGGCCATGGCGAGCGCCAGGGACTACCTGGAGGGGAGACTGACCGCAA GAGGTGTTCGGGGCGGGGCAGGTGCGGTTCAACTGTTCGTCGGCCGGCAGGCTGCCCAACACCTGCAGCGTGTCGTTTGTCAGCAGCGCCCTGCCCGGCCACCAGATCCTCGCCGGCTGCCCGGAGGTGACGGCCAGCGTGGGGGCGGCCTGCCACACCCAGGACAAGCCCTCGG ACATATTGATTGCTTCTGGAGTGTCACCCAGTGTGGCTAG
- the LOC134536926 gene encoding selenocysteine lyase-like isoform X1, producing MGVYLDVNATTPCEKSVIDAITITAAENWANPSSSNAFGKLAQDVINNSRNYIAEMIHGNPEDIIFTSGGTEANNTVVKGVVEYHRDWRARSGTSSGRPHVITTNVEHDSVALPIRNLEKNELIDATFVPVGRDGCLKVEDLVEQIRPTTCLVSVMMANNETGVIMPVETIGRRIFEVNNERKSKDLIPILFHSDAAQAVGKIPVDVQVLNVDYLTIVGHKFYGPRIGCLYARGLGARTPVYPLMHGGGQEGGYRPGTENTPMVAGLGEAARLVRLRLGDHSRAMASARDYLEGRLTEVFGAGQVRFNCSSAGRLPNTCSVSFVSSALPGHQILAGCPEVTASVGAACHTQDKPSDILIASGVSPSVARSTIRLSVGRTTSKGDVDTAVSALKRAMDQLVTRPLGA from the exons ATGGGGGTATATTTGGATGTAAACGCCACAACACCGTGTGAAAAATCTGTTATAGATGCAATAACAATTACTGCAGCAGAGAACTGGGCAAATCCTAGTTCCAGTAATGCGTTTGGCAAACTTGCACAAGATGTTATCAACAACTCGAGAAATTATATTGCAGAAATGATCCATGGAAATCCTGAGGATATAATTTTTACTTCTGGTGGAACAGAG GCGAACAACACGGTGGTGAAGGGCGTGGTGGAGTACCACAGGGACTGGCGCGCGCGCTCGGGAACGTCGAGCGGCCGGCCGCACGTCATCACCACGAACGTGGAGCACGACTCTGTCGCTCTGCCCATCAGGAACCTCGAGAAGAACGAGCTCATTG ATGCGACCTTTGTTCCTGTTGGTAGGGACGGATGTCTGAAGGTGGAGGATCTCGTTGAGCAGATAAGACCCACAACCTGTCTTGTGTCTGTGATGATGGCCAACAATGAGACTGGTGTCATCATGCCCGTAGAAACTATAGGCAG ACGGATATTCGAGGTGAACAACGAAAGGAAGTCGAAAGACCTCATTCCTATACTTTTCCACTCGGATGCGGCTCAGGCAGTCGGCAAGATTCCCGTTGATGTCCAAGTTTTGAATGTGGATTACTTGACAATTGTTGGTCACAAG TTCTACGGGCCTCGCATCGGGTGCCTGTATGCGCGCGGGCTGGGCGCGCGCACGCCCGTCTACCCCCTGATGCATGGCGGAGGCCAGGAGGGCGGCTACCGGCCGGGCACGGAGAACACCCCCATGGTCGCCGGGCTCGGCGAGGCGGCGAGGCTGGTCCGGCTGCGTCTCGGGGACCACTCCCGGGCCATGGCGAGCGCCAGGGACTACCTGGAGGGGAGACTGACC GAGGTGTTCGGGGCGGGGCAGGTGCGGTTCAACTGTTCGTCGGCCGGCAGGCTGCCCAACACCTGCAGCGTGTCGTTTGTCAGCAGCGCCCTGCCCGGCCACCAGATCCTCGCCGGCTGCCCGGAGGTGACGGCCAGCGTGGGGGCGGCCTGCCACACCCAGGACAAGCCCTCGG ACATATTGATTGCTTCTGGAGTGTCACCCAGTGTGGCTAGAAGCACAATTCGTCTAAGCGTGGGAAGAACTACCTCCAAAGGAGACGTAGATACTGCTGTTTCTGCCTTGAAGAGAGCCATGGATCAGTTGGTCACAAGGCCGCTAGGAGCATAG
- the LOC134536926 gene encoding selenocysteine lyase-like isoform X3 produces MGVYLDVNATTPCEKSVIDAITITAAENWANPSSSNAFGKLAQDVINNSRNYIAEMIHGNPEDIIFTSGGTEANNTVVKGVVEYHRDWRARSGTSSGRPHVITTNVEHDSVALPIRNLEKNELIDATFVPVGRDGCLKVEDLVEQIRPTTCLVSVMMANNETGVIMPVETIGRRIFEVNNERKSKDLIPILFHSDAAQAVGKIPVDVQVLNVDYLTIVGHKFYGPRIGCLYARGLGARTPVYPLMHGGGQEGGYRPGTENTPMVAGLGEAARLVRLRLGDHSRAMASARDYLEGRLTARGVRGGAGAVQLFVGRQAAQHLQRVVCQQRPARPPDPRRLPGGDGQRGGGLPHPGQALGDAIFEPFKVV; encoded by the exons ATGGGGGTATATTTGGATGTAAACGCCACAACACCGTGTGAAAAATCTGTTATAGATGCAATAACAATTACTGCAGCAGAGAACTGGGCAAATCCTAGTTCCAGTAATGCGTTTGGCAAACTTGCACAAGATGTTATCAACAACTCGAGAAATTATATTGCAGAAATGATCCATGGAAATCCTGAGGATATAATTTTTACTTCTGGTGGAACAGAG GCGAACAACACGGTGGTGAAGGGCGTGGTGGAGTACCACAGGGACTGGCGCGCGCGCTCGGGAACGTCGAGCGGCCGGCCGCACGTCATCACCACGAACGTGGAGCACGACTCTGTCGCTCTGCCCATCAGGAACCTCGAGAAGAACGAGCTCATTG ATGCGACCTTTGTTCCTGTTGGTAGGGACGGATGTCTGAAGGTGGAGGATCTCGTTGAGCAGATAAGACCCACAACCTGTCTTGTGTCTGTGATGATGGCCAACAATGAGACTGGTGTCATCATGCCCGTAGAAACTATAGGCAG ACGGATATTCGAGGTGAACAACGAAAGGAAGTCGAAAGACCTCATTCCTATACTTTTCCACTCGGATGCGGCTCAGGCAGTCGGCAAGATTCCCGTTGATGTCCAAGTTTTGAATGTGGATTACTTGACAATTGTTGGTCACAAG TTCTACGGGCCTCGCATCGGGTGCCTGTATGCGCGCGGGCTGGGCGCGCGCACGCCCGTCTACCCCCTGATGCATGGCGGAGGCCAGGAGGGCGGCTACCGGCCGGGCACGGAGAACACCCCCATGGTCGCCGGGCTCGGCGAGGCGGCGAGGCTGGTCCGGCTGCGTCTCGGGGACCACTCCCGGGCCATGGCGAGCGCCAGGGACTACCTGGAGGGGAGACTGACCGCAA GAGGTGTTCGGGGCGGGGCAGGTGCGGTTCAACTGTTCGTCGGCCGGCAGGCTGCCCAACACCTGCAGCGTGTCGTTTGTCAGCAGCGCCCTGCCCGGCCACCAGATCCTCGCCGGCTGCCCGGAGGTGACGGCCAGCGTGGGGGCGGCCTGCCACACCCAGGACAAGCCCTCGG agatGCTATTTTTGAACCTTTCAAGGTTGTCTAA